The Deltaproteobacteria bacterium genome includes the window TGACGACGTAATCCGCGTCCTCGATCTCCAGGAGCCCCTCCAGTCCCGATACACTGGGGGGACGGTGCTCCATGTCTTTCTCGGGGAGGCGGTGCCGGATCCGGCAAGTGTCAGGGAGTTTGTGAAGATGGTTTGCCGGAACTATTCCCTTCCGTATTTTACTCTCACCCCGTCCTTTTCCATCTGCCACGATCACGGCTATATAAGCGGTGAACATCCCTCGTGCCCGCACTGCGGAAAGGAGACGGAGGTCTATTCCAGGGTCGTGGGGTATCTAAGACCGGTGAATCAGTGGAACGACGGCAAACAGGCGGAGTTTTCCTTAAGGACCCGGTTCCGTCTTCCGGAACAATGCATCAAGGAGCAAAAGAATCGAGCCGGCTGATGAAAATAGGCGGATTTCAGCCCTTTACGCTCACCGATTATCCTGGAGAGGTTGCGGCCGTGGTCTTCACCCAGGGTTGCAACCTCCGCTGCCCATTTTGCCACAACAAGGGCCTTCTTGAGGCCGGATCGGGTACGGACGAAGAATTCAAGTGTATCCTGGATTTTCTCCGAGAGAGGAAGGGGATCCTCACGGGCGTTGTCGTAACCGGGGGCGAGCCCACCATTCAGAAAGATCTGGGCAAGTTCCTCCTGTCCATCAAAAGGCTCGATTACAAGGTGAAGCTCGACACCAACGGAAGCATGCCAGAAGTCCTGAGGGGGCTTTTGGGTGCAGGCATTCCAGACTACGTGGCCATGGACGTGAAGGCCCCATGGACGAAATACAATCTCGCGACCGGCAGGGATTGGGGCGTGGAGGCGTTTCAGGAGTCTGTCGATCTTATCGCGACGTCCGGGATCCGCCACCATTTTCGGACCACTTTGGTCCCTGGGCTCATCGAAGGCGACGACATCGAGGTCATCAGAAAGGCCCTGCCCCGCGGGTCCCGACACGTGGTCCAACCCTACTGGGACCCTAAGGTCTGACATGGATAGGCGGACAAGCAGGATGCGGTGAATAAATCAGGCCGGGTCGGTATCTCGTCTTGCGGACTTTGTGGTGACATAAGGCCGCAGGGCAGCGAGGTGTTTGACCCCTATGGACGGGGAAAGGAGGAGATCCTCGGTGACGAGAAAGAATCCGAGGTCGCAACGGAGCTTAAGGATGGCCTCTGCGCGTTTTTCTCCTATCCCCGGAAGATCCGTCAGTTCCTCGAAAGACGCGGAATTGAGGTCAATCGGGCGAAAGACCCCATCAGTGTGGACGCGGTATTCAGGGGGCGGCGCAGGCCGACCACTCATCCGGGAAGCGCCATGACGGACCAGCACAAGGCATGCAGCCAAAAGGACCGCAGCAAGGACGCGCCCTACAGGAAATGGCGCCTCAGCTATCTCCCTTTTCATTTTTGAGGAGCTTATAACGGATCCCGTCCACAAGGGCCTGCCAGCTTGCCTCTATGATGTCATGGGAGAGCCCGACCGTTCCCCACTTGTCTTTTTCGTCTCGGGATTCGATGAGGACCCTTACGCGGGCGCCGGTTCCAGGGGTGCCGGGTAGAACCCGGACCTTGTAGTCGATGAGGCTTGTCTCACGAAGCTGGGGGTAAAATGCTTCGAGGGCCTTTCGAATGGCGTTGTCGAGGGCATTGACAGGGCCGTTTCCAACTGCCGCCGTGTGCGCTATCTCTCCCCCCACCCGGATCATGACCGTGGCCTCTGCCTGTGGAGGCTCATCCTCGCGGGTTTTCTGGTCGATGACACGAAACCCGACGAGATCGAAATACTTCTTGCTCGTGCCCATGGCGCGCCGCATGAGGAGTTCGAAGGAGGCCTCGGCACCCTCGAACTGGAAGCCTTGGGCCTCGAGTTCCTTGAGCTGGGAGACCAGGTCGAGCAGGACAGGGTCGTGGCTGTCGAGGTCGAGGCCGAACTCGCGGGCCTTGGCAATGATGGTGCTCTTTCCCGAAAGGTCGGAGACGAGGATCCTCTGGACGTTTCCCACGAGCTCCGGGCGGATGTGTTCGTAGGTCTCGGGGTTTCTCTGGACCGCGCTCACATGTACCCCGCCCTTGTGGGCAAAGGCGCTCAGCCCCACGTAGGGCTGATACTTGTTGTGGCGTAGGTTGGCGATCTCTGTGATGTAGCGGGAGGTCTCAGTGAGCTTGGCGAGGTTCTCTCCCGCCTGGCACGTGTAGCCCATCTTGAGGACGAGGCCGGGGATGATGGAACAGAGGTTGGCGTTGCCGCAGCGCTCCCCGATTCCGTTCATGGTCCCCTGGATATGTGTTACGCCGGCCGTGACCGAAAGGAGGGAGTTCGCGACAGCGACGTCGGCGTCGTTGTGGCAGTGGATGCCGAGCTGGGTCTCGGGGCCGAGCCGTTCCCGAACAGTGCGTACGATCTCCACGAGCTCTGTCGGCAAGGTCCCGCCGTTCGTGTCGCAGAGTACGATGCACTCGGCCCCCGCTTGCTTGGCGCGCCGGACGGTCTCGATGGCGTAATCAGGGTTTGCCTTGTAGCCGTCAAAGAAGTGTTCTGCGTCGTAGAAGAGGGTCTCGACGCGCGGCCTGAGCCAGGAGAGGGAGTTTTCGATGAGTTCAAGGTTGCGCTCGAGGGAGATGCGAAGGGCGTCACGGACATGGATGTCCCAGGTCTTTCCGAAGATGGTGACGACAGGAGTGCGGGCCGCGACCAAGGCCTGGAGATTTGAATCGTTCTCCGGCTCGTTCTTCGCCTGGTGCGTGCTACCGAAGGCAGTTATCCTCGCGTGTCGCAGGGAATAGTTTTGGATCTCTTTAAAGAACTGGACGTCCTTGGGGTTGGATCCTGGCCATCCTCCCTCGATGTAATCCACTCCGAGCCCGTCGAGTCGCACCGCGATTCTGAGCTTGTCCTCGACAGAAAGGGTGAAATCCTCTGCCTGGGTCCCATCTCTGAGGGTGGTGTCGTAGATCTCGATGCGACGGGTGGTCATTTAGGCGGCCGCCTTGTCCAGGCCGAATCCTTCGTGGAGGGCCCTGACGGCAAGTTCCGTGTATTTCTCGTCGATGACACAGGAGATCTTGATCTCAGAGGTGCTGATCATGAGGATGTTGATACCGTGGCTGGCGAGGATCTCGAACATCCTTGACGCAACACCTGCATGGGTGCGCATGCCCGCCCCCACGATGGAGACCTTGGCTATGTCCTTCTGCCCGAAGACCTTTTCCGCACCGATGGAGGTTGCAACCCCCTGGACGATCTCCAGGGCCTGTTCGTAGTCGCTTCGAGGAACGGTGAAGGTCATGTCCGTAATACCGCCTTCACGGGCGTTCTGGATGATCATGTCCACGCTGATGTTGGCGTCCGAAATGGGCTTGAAGATGGCGGCTGCGATCCCGGGCCTGTCAGGGACCTTGGTGATGGTGATGCGGGCCTCGTTCCTGCTGTATGTTACCCCTGAGACAAGGATCTTTTCCATGGTTTCATCCTCTCTTACCACATAAGTGCCTTCTGAATCGGAGAAACTGCTTCTCACGTGCAAAGGAACGCCGTAGAGCATGGCGATCTCGACGGAGCGTATCTCAAGGACCTTTGCCCCGAGGCTTGCCATCTCCATCATCTCTTCATAGGTGATGCGCTGGATCTTGCGGGCGTTGGTGCAGACGTTCGGATCTGTAGTGTAGACCCCCTCCA containing:
- a CDS encoding aspartate kinase, translated to MALIVQKYGGTSVANTERIKKVAERVTNRIREGNQVIVVLSAMAGETNRLIALAREIQDRPDPRELDVVMSTGEQVTIGLFAMAASRLGFPSESFLGHQIPIKTDNSHTKARITEIPNDRLKAALASGKIPVVAGFQGVTESGAITTLGRGGSDTTAVAIAAAVGADLCEIYTDVEGVYTTDPNVCTNARKIQRITYEEMMEMASLGAKVLEIRSVEIAMLYGVPLHVRSSFSDSEGTYVVREDETMEKILVSGVTYSRNEARITITKVPDRPGIAAAIFKPISDANISVDMIIQNAREGGITDMTFTVPRSDYEQALEIVQGVATSIGAEKVFGQKDIAKVSIVGAGMRTHAGVASRMFEILASHGINILMISTSEIKISCVIDEKYTELAVRALHEGFGLDKAAA
- a CDS encoding anaerobic ribonucleoside-triphosphate reductase activating protein encodes the protein MKIGGFQPFTLTDYPGEVAAVVFTQGCNLRCPFCHNKGLLEAGSGTDEEFKCILDFLRERKGILTGVVVTGGEPTIQKDLGKFLLSIKRLDYKVKLDTNGSMPEVLRGLLGAGIPDYVAMDVKAPWTKYNLATGRDWGVEAFQESVDLIATSGIRHHFRTTLVPGLIEGDDIEVIRKALPRGSRHVVQPYWDPKV
- the cimA gene encoding citramalate synthase, with the protein product MTTRRIEIYDTTLRDGTQAEDFTLSVEDKLRIAVRLDGLGVDYIEGGWPGSNPKDVQFFKEIQNYSLRHARITAFGSTHQAKNEPENDSNLQALVAARTPVVTIFGKTWDIHVRDALRISLERNLELIENSLSWLRPRVETLFYDAEHFFDGYKANPDYAIETVRRAKQAGAECIVLCDTNGGTLPTELVEIVRTVRERLGPETQLGIHCHNDADVAVANSLLSVTAGVTHIQGTMNGIGERCGNANLCSIIPGLVLKMGYTCQAGENLAKLTETSRYITEIANLRHNKYQPYVGLSAFAHKGGVHVSAVQRNPETYEHIRPELVGNVQRILVSDLSGKSTIIAKAREFGLDLDSHDPVLLDLVSQLKELEAQGFQFEGAEASFELLMRRAMGTSKKYFDLVGFRVIDQKTREDEPPQAEATVMIRVGGEIAHTAAVGNGPVNALDNAIRKALEAFYPQLRETSLIDYKVRVLPGTPGTGARVRVLIESRDEKDKWGTVGLSHDIIEASWQALVDGIRYKLLKNEKGDS
- a CDS encoding helix-hairpin-helix domain-containing protein, with the protein product MKREIAEAPFPVGRVLAAVLLAACLVLVRHGASRMSGRPAPPPEYRVHTDGVFRPIDLNSASFEELTDLPGIGEKRAEAILKLRCDLGFFLVTEDLLLSPSIGVKHLAALRPYVTTKSARRDTDPA